A segment of the Spiroplasma helicoides genome:
TACCACTCAATCACAAGTTACAACTTTATGATTAAACTTCATAAAAGGAGCAAAAGAAATTAATGATTATTTAAAAGAGCATACAGATGCGTCATGATATGAAGCCAAAACACATGCTGGTAATGGAGGATTTGGTTTAACTTTTGATAAAAATAAAAAAACTGTTACCTATACATTAAATAAATCTGCGCCATATTTTGAATCATTATTGTGTTATGCAGCATTTTCTCCAATTCATGTGGATGGTGATAGAAAAACTATGTCAAACACAGGAGACTTTAAAGTTCCTTACTATTCAGGAGCATATTTACCAAAAGAAGTTATAAGTCAAAACTCAATGGTTTTAGAAAAAAATGAAAATTATTGATTTAAAGATTTAGTAACAATTAAGAAAATTAAATACTTATATACATCAACAAAAGCAACGACATCAACAGACAGAGAACTGTTTGAAGCAGGAAATTTATCTGGGTTCTTAGTTAATAACGGAGATAATCAAGGATGAGATAGATATATTGGTTCAGATATATATCACCCAACATTTAGTCACGTTTATGATACACCTGTAATTGACTCTGTTTCTACATCATCATTATTTTTTAATACATATAACACTTTGATTGACACGGGTAGTGAAGAAGAAAAACAAACCGCTATAAAAGCAAGTAAGTTATTACAAAATTTAAACACAAGATTATGAATATCTACAAAACTAGATAGAAGTGTACTTATAAAATATTATTCTGAAAAATTTGATGGTGGTTCAGATGTATCAAAAATGTTGAGAAATGTATTTACAGCACCAGGTGTTGGAATTGATAGTGATGGTACAGATTACTATAAATATGTAGAAAAACAATTACAAAAAACAATTTCAAGTAACTCGGGAAATGCAGAAACTAAAATAGATTTATCAGATGGTGTTGATGCTTACAAAGATAAAGCTCAAATGTACACTGGAAAAACTGATGAGGAAATTTTAAAACAGTTAAAAGAATATATGTTAAAAGAAAAAATAATAACAAATGAAAGTGATAAATTTACTTTAAGAGTACTTTTAAATCCTGCAGACAATTTAACATTAAATCCAAAAGCTATTAATATGTATGATAGATTTAATCAAATAGAAGGTAACCCAATTCAGATTAAACCAGTAGAAAATGTTTTTGAAGCAGACCAATATGTTGATTTATCTAATAAAGGTTCATTTGATTTATATAATGGTAACTGATGACCAGATTATGCAGACCCAGGAACTTTTTTAAACACATTGTTAGTTAATGGTGATAATAGTTACACAACTGGAACTCTAAGAACTTTTGATTATGATGCATCACAAAAAAAATATAGTGTTAAAAATATAATCAAATCAAGTGCTTCTGATGAGTATGCAAAAAATTATCAATCATATAACGACTCAATAATAAGTATTGATCAAAATGAATCTAATATAAAAAAAAGATATGAAAAATTTGCAGAACAAGAAGCAAATTATTTATACAAAAATTTCTTTTTGATGCCATTTTACATTAGATCTGCACCAAAAAATTATTCTGTAAGTTATGTAGTGCCATACACAACTAACTATGCATTTACATACGGAAGTTCTGCATTAAAAGATTGATCAAAAATATTAAACAATAAAGTAGTTTCATTAGAAGAATCTGAAAAACAAAAACAAAGAGGTCTAGATTACAAACAAGAAATCCTAAATGATAAAGATAAAAGAAAAAAAGATGACATTAACGAAAGAAATCATATTTTATTTAAAAATTCTTAATAAAAAAGTTTACGCTAGTAAGCATTTTTGTGATGAAAATAAATAATTTGTTGAAAGAAATTTATGTCAAATAAGTTAAAAAAACTTTTATCTTTAAAAATAGGATTTGCAGCAACTCTAGTAGTTTCTTCATTTTCTATATCTTGTGGATTTAGTATCGATAAGATATTAAATAGGGAATGAAATTCTAAAACGTATGTAGCAACTTATCAATATGCAGTAACATCATGAAACACAGCTTATACTTTCCAAGCTACTAATTATAATATTTTAGCAAACACTAACGCAAACCCTTTAGGTGTCGATGAGTATGGAAGAACATTTGGAGATATTTTTGAATCTGGTAAGAAAGATTCAACATATGTTGGAGAACATAATGAAGATTTTACAGAATGAACATATCAAATAAGAGATGAAGCTAAGTGAAGTAGTTGAGATGGAACAAATGTTTTTTCTATTACAACAGATGATTTTGATACTA
Coding sequences within it:
- a CDS encoding ABC transporter substrate-binding protein, producing MFLTSKRLLASLSAISGLSLVSASVISCGFSLDKILNKEMPIDTYITTYKATPTSWNTAYTFEPINQNILANTSATSLGVDEYGRVYGDIYESNLNLSSDRVAINEDTKNDTVFTYKIRDNAKWYKWDGGGETPITVDDFDTAAEFIMRSATTQSQVTTLWLNFIKGAKEINDYLKEHTDASWYEAKTHAGNGGFGLTFDKNKKTVTYTLNKSAPYFESLLCYAAFSPIHVDGDRKTMSNTGDFKVPYYSGAYLPKEVISQNSMVLEKNENYWFKDLVTIKKIKYLYTSTKATTSTDRELFEAGNLSGFLVNNGDNQGWDRYIGSDIYHPTFSHVYDTPVIDSVSTSSLFFNTYNTLIDTGSEEEKQTAIKASKLLQNLNTRLWISTKLDRSVLIKYYSEKFDGGSDVSKMLRNVFTAPGVGIDSDGTDYYKYVEKQLQKTISSNSGNAETKIDLSDGVDAYKDKAQMYTGKTDEEILKQLKEYMLKEKIITNESDKFTLRVLLNPADNLTLNPKAINMYDRFNQIEGNPIQIKPVENVFEADQYVDLSNKGSFDLYNGNWWPDYADPGTFLNTLLVNGDNSYTTGTLRTFDYDASQKKYSVKNIIKSSASDEYAKNYQSYNDSIISIDQNESNIKKRYEKFAEQEANYLYKNFFLMPFYIRSAPKNYSVSYVVPYTTNYAFTYGSSALKDWSKILNNKVVSLEESEKQKQRGLDYKQEILNDKDKRKKDDINERNHILFKNS